The DNA segment CCAGAAGAAAAACATCATCCACACCAACACCAAGAGCGAGAAATGGCAAAACCTACAGCAAAAACAGAGGATGGTGGCATTAGACATGCGAGATGCAATTCAGATGATTCTAAAGCTAGTTAGGACTCTGCCACCAGCACCTAACAGCTCCTGAAGCAGGGCTTCCGTAACCTCATGGTGAAGAATTCACTTGACGTCCCAAAGCCTAGCCATTTCAGCTCACAGGAGATCCTGCACGTTTCTACTTCGAAAGTCAGTGTACTATCATTTTTTAAGCTAGTAAATGAGAAGGAATCCAACTCATTTAAGCAATGATTGGCAGAGTGTGGCCCATGGACCAGCATCACTGGGAATTGCCCTGAAGTGCACATTCTCAGCCCCGGCCCCAGACTTACtgagaaactctgggggtggggcctggcaATCGGAGCTTTCACAAGCCCTGCAAGCCATGCAAATGCCCACCAGAGCTGAAGAGCCACAACCCTGGTCAATGACATACATTCCTATCAGCCAAGTGTCTCTACTAACCAATAAGCCCAACAGACTTCCTACCCACTTCCCTGAGGGCGGACAGCATCAAGAGACAGCATTCCCCTGAAACCAGTAGCATCCTAGTGGAAAAGGCTGCAAGACCCTTCCGGTGAGAAGGACACACAGCACACAGGAGGCTGGCTGGGCCAAGCCTGGGGGCCGGGTGGCATTTGTCAACGGACAGCAGATAAATGGCTCCTTTAGTACCTGAGTTGTTGCAGCGTTAAAGGAAATTCCGATCAATGAGCACAGGCCCAGTCCTGCAGCCACTGACAGTGCAACCAGCAGGACGCCAGCCAGCCCCACGGCACCCTGGGACTTGGAGCAGTCCCAGCGCAGCATGGTTAGACAGGCATAGGCGAGCTGCAAGCAGAACAATGGGGGCACAGAACAAAAGCCGAACATTAGAATGTGTTGTGATTCTAATGTTTCCCTCCACCCATCACCCCAAATCAAAAGGCAGAACTtatccaacaacaacaaaactttacATCAAGGGCGTCACATAAAATGACAGGAGTCAAAGGTAGGCAAACGGCAAATGGGAAAAATGCTTTACACGACCACTTTTAAACCACTGTGAAGCCACGCTCTCTCTGTCCTGGATGCACATCGATGTTAAGAGCAGTTAAGAAGCAGGAGCAGTCATGGAAAAGTAAAGACTAAAACAACCAAACCAAACTCCAGCCCCCAGGAGCATGGCATCGAGCGTTACCATGAGTAAGTAGCCGCTGGCCACGCGGATGACACTGACGTCAGAGAAGGATTTCAGGATGTCGTCCAGGGTCGTGGTGGTGAAGGAAAGCACCTTTTGAGTGGAGTTCTGTGCGACACTCTGATGAACCACCTGTGGTCACAACAGAATGCGAAATGCCCAAATGCAATGAACACTTCCACAAGCCTCGACAGCACAGATCTCAGGTGACACAGCGCagcccttctttttttctgatgcattttttaaaaaagttctacGTGATTCCAGGGCAGGGAGAGAAGCTGAAGTTGGGCTAACATTAAAGAACCCTGTTTTAGGACAAGGGCCATGGCTAATCAGTGGCAGTGGGTGCTGCTGAGGGCTGGTGTCGCTGGAGTTCACTCTGAGTGCTGTATTTACTCCAGGGCTGAGACTGCTCGTCTCTTCTCCGTTAACTTCACAATTGACTTGCGGTCCCATCGGCTCCCCACTAATCCAAAACAACTCATTCTTATGGCCCTCCTCCCCCTGTTCATTTGCTGGCCACTTTTAAAAGGTCACATGCAGCTCAGTAGAGGTCACTGCTTGGGAAACAAAGGCCAGCTCCTGTCACATGACCTGACCAAGGGGCCTGCAGCTGTGAACAGATTCTATGCCTTGCTAATGTTTTCCAGACACCTTTGCTAACCAAGTGTTTTTTTAAACACTGTTATGTGCTTTAGTTCTGGAATTCACAACTGGTTACTAAACATGTCTCAGGGCACCCCAATTAGAACTAGTCTTTTAGATATTATCCCAGGATTTTCAAtatcaaagaagaggaaaaaagtttTCATCCCATCAAGTTCCCAGAATTgcaatgttttgaaaataaagcgaatggaaagaaatgttttaaataatggtGAAAATGAAGAATTGCATAACCAGCGAGTCTGCACGCCGATTCGAAGGTGGGTTTACCTCCACATATGTCCTCTGCCAGGCCTCCAGGATGGCTGCCGCTTTGTCCTCGTTCCAGTTGATGTGTGAGACATACTCGTACCCCTTGAAGTGCTCGTACATTTGCTTGGGAGTCATTAACTGGAACATGGTCTGCAGGGCATGGGCGCTGCAGCACAGTCCAAGGGAAGGCACATCATCAGTATTCCCAGGAAGCAGTTTCCACTGCCTCAAATCCCCAGCCAGCTCCCCCAACTCACTGGCTGcaattcttttccttctctgtgagCACATGTTTCCATTAAAATGGGACCAGGatggttattttatttaatagattGATGTACCATATTAAAGGTATAACCTTACAAACCTTTTACAGATATACcccaaaattaaattaataggCAATTTCCTTTCACAGTTTCCATTCCATGAaacaggaaggggagaggagcagATAGCTTGAACAGATACACCGGGCTCAGTGACGCATACTTGCTGTGCAGAAATCCCAGACGGTGGCGTTCCCAAGGGAGAAATCTTACACGAAACGCCAGACACCTGACTGACCAGAGTCCACAAGTGCACAAAGGATAATTCTTATTGAGCCGCTGGCTCTCCATCTTTTGCTAACAGTCTATGACACTGTGCAGCTCGCACCACCAACTCTCTCTGACCAGTGTGTCCCGGCCTACTTTACACCTGCTCCCATTCTCTACCTAATGGGCAGATCTCCTTAAACCCTATAGTCAGGAACTATGGTCCTGATGAAAACTACAAATCCATTCTTGAAAAATTCCCCACAAGGTGCTTTTTCAAGCTGTTGCAGTCTGCTACTATTTCTTAATATTCTATGACGCCACCTGGCTAGCGAGGATAACGGTTTAAGTATTAATACAAATACACTTGCCGATGTCAGGAGGGAAGTGGCttttgaggaaaggaagaagactaCAGGGCATAGATTGTCCTCGGGAGCTGGCTTACCTGACGAGTTTTCCAGTGCTGTTCTTGACTGTGCCACCCACAATCAACTCCTCCTGCCAGTGCATATACTTTCTGGATAAGCCATGACATCCACCATTCAAAACAAGGGCCATATCAAGaggctaaaataaaaagacagccaCATAATTATGGGAATTAGTAGGCAGGTCACATGCCTTGTTAAAATCCAGTGCATTAAGGGCTTGTGTGTTTCAGAGAGAACATTAATAGCAAGGCTAATGGGAGGTGTATGGCAAATCTTACAGCAAAATTTAGCTCTATAAATAAACTTAGTTCCATAGACAAAGACGATCATGGagaatgaaatgttaaaaatgaaaataataaagtgaacGATGAATGGACACAAAAAAGTGTTTTGCTCTCCACCCTTCTGAGAGCGCTCACTGCTGGTACTCACTTTGGTTGAATTTTTGTTGGGGGCTGTGGCGGGGCAGTCTGGATCGGCCGGATTGAGGCAGGGGCGGTCCATGTAACCATGACCAACCTCAGCCTTATTCAGCATTTCCTCCCAGCTGTCCActtgatagtttattttctttaactcttCCAGGAATTCCAAAGGGTCGAAGTTTGTCCACCGCAAAGGAGGTTTACCTCTGCAAAAGAAATTAGGAGACGAGACCATGAAAAGAGCCTTCTAAACGCATCGTAAAGTAACACGGCTGCGCCCACTGCATCCACCTTGTAGGAGGTTCCTGGCAATGCTGCAGTTCTGGGACTCTGGCATCAAAACAAATGCTCCTTTCCAGCATATCTGCATAAAAACTTAGGTCaggaaaataattcatgactGAAGATGCTAAGCAGAGAGAGGACTCATAAGTTAATGAGGGCACTGAATAATCTTTAATTGCTGATATTGTATATTTAATATctacatacaaaattagccaaaaaGACAGatccaaaattaaatttttttttttttaaaaaagagggcGTCACAATATCAAATTAGCACTTGGCAGCCAAATAAATACTTTGTAAATGTCATCAATCAAAATATTTGATCTCTGCTACCTTTAACAATCCCATACTTATGAGCGCTCTCTGACAGCCTGGCAATGGAATGGGCAAgccccctgcagcctctgccatcaccaccatcacagcCACTTCCCCCCACACTCACTTTTGAATCTGTGCTGTTGACAGACCAGAAAGGCTTTTGGCTGCCTGTTATGTGGTTCAAACCACACTGTAGCTGCTTAACCAGGCTGAAGTCATTATTCGGAATCTCCCAACCAGAAAACACAAAACCCCTTATTTCCCATCTAAAACTGTACACTGAAGGTCAGGGGATGGCCACTGCAAATTGCTTTTGCAGATATGTGCAAGCCAGGACAGAAACAATAACCCAAGCTCTCACTCTTGCATAATTAACTGAAAATGTCTATGCTGATTAACAATTATTCTCTAAATGATGCGGTATATATAATATCCAACTGCTAAACGGTGAAACATTCCCTACTGTGGCCTTCACAGATAGTGGATTTCCCCCTTAAATGCCATTAGTGTGATCTAAAGAAAGGTTAGCTTTTTACTTCACAGGAAGATCTCAAACTCAAAATATTTCATTCTGATGTGAACCCACTCACTAATAAAGTCTCTCCTTAAAAAATAAGTGTCTAAATGCCTCGTCTTCGAAACTACGAACattttaaagagttaaaaaatCACACGTACTCtgcaataatttgcattttatttgcatataaataGGTTGGTAAAAGTGAATGAAATTTAATGACGCCTACagaattgttttttgaaaagagaaaaaacattctGCTGAAATCCCCTCTCCCCCGACTATTCACTCAAAAAATGCACATGGaatttcaatgtttttatttcttgttcaaaACTGAAATGGAACAAACAATGATAAGCAACATTAGAAACACTGAGTCCTAGAGAAGTCACAGACATCAGAAAGCATGATCACACACTTACAGGAGGTATGCTGTCCCAGACTGTAATTTCGCCCCTTCCCAGAAGCAGTCCAAAGGTGTAATAATCAAACAAGGGTAAAGATATTCTATTATCTGTCAAAGTTAAAAAGAAGAGGCCATGCGTTAGGTTAAGGCACACTACTGGGGTGTTCCTGAGAAATTTTTGccaacaagaagaaaatataccTGATCCATGTAACCTGTTTCTGTGATAAGCTCTCCTGATTTGTAACACAAATGTTCCAATTTCCACTGcctaataaaatgaaaagcagagaCAAAAATTTCTCACTGTAATAAGAAAATTAGTGCAAATTCGAAATGATAGAACATATAAAAAGAACTGCAATTTCGATCACTTTTAAGCATCTGTCAAAACGAGCAGAGCTTTTGCCAAGTAGAGACCCAGCAAGCTTGCTTTAATGAATAGATAATACTCAATCGTAATTAACATGTAGGGTGTTTATGTAAATGAATGCTACCAAAGTACTTGAAAAGTCTTGTTTTCTTAAGTGTTCTCCCAATAATCTTGTTTACACCATTAATCTGCTTTTCTACATACATTAAACAACTTCAGGGCAGCCCAGCTGAATTATCATAAATTCAAAATAGGCGGGGATTAAATTAGGTTTGCAAAGTATTGACACATACTCAGGTGCGGAGATGTTTTACTGGCAGATCATGTCCTTAATAGGTAGTATTCAAAATGAACTCTCCTGCTCTTAACCATTAATATTATAAACAACAACATGTGCCAGGTGGGTCAAATTCTAACTTCACAGTCTCTTCTATTCCTATCTTACagaaatgtgaataaatataCAGATCAAGAATTAATTTAGTGCTGGGTGctgcagctcacgcctgtaatcccagcactttgggaggtgcaggcaggaggacagcgtgaagccaggagtttgaaatcagcctgggcagcaaagtgagaccctatctctataatgaatgaatgaaatgaatgaatgaataaataaataaataaactttaaaaattagctgggcgcagtggtgcatgcctgtcatctcagctataCAGACAAGAAAATTACTTGatcctggaaggctgaggcagtgagctgtgattatgccactgccctccagcctgggtgacagagagtgactctatctctacaaaaaaatgaaaaaaaaaattgccaggcgtggtgccacacatatatagtcccagctactcgggaggcagaggtggaggatcacttgagcccaggagttcgaggctgcagtaagctgtgattgctccactgcactccagcctagataagcaagaccctatctctcaaaaaaaaaagaattaatcgGGAGTTTTATTGTCTCTAGAAAAGTGTTATATAAGCCCATATCTTTCCAGGTGTGTTAGGGAGATCAGTCtaacgaaaaaaaaaagaaaatctggaagaGTGGGGATGGAAAAGtccaagggaaggaaaaaaaaaaaaaaaaaagaaagaaacacagtaaAAACTTCCCTCCCAACTGCTCTATTCTTGGCCTCCTAAGGGAGGCCTGTCTTCACCCAAGGAGCTTACTGTGTCCTCTTCCCTGTGCCTTCCTGTCTCTCAGCGCCCTGTTGAAATGTCACCCCCATGTTAAGCTTGTTGAAAATGACCCCCTTCTCCTGAACTCTAGAGCCCTGGCTGGGCAGATCTCCTGCTGAAACCTGGCGCAGCTGTCATGGGGACCGCCCACGTTTCCTTTGTCCATGTCTATCTATACTGATGTCTTTCCTCTCTTTGAGAGCTGTGCCTAACTTACCCATATCTCCGCCATCCTCCACCTAGCCACACATCCAtggacatatttatattttaattctatacaGCATCAACATAGACTATCCGGCATGAGTAGGTTCTCACTTTATATTACTTGATCAACTCTCATTTACACTTGAGAAGGACATCATTGTGCATTAGAAAAATGAATGGGCTTGAAGCCAGAAAAAGGCTTTGAAACCTGGCTCTCTCATTTCATAACTGCATGAACTTGGACAAATGCTCTAATTAGTCTAATTCCCAGTTTTCTCACCTAAAACATGGGATGGGTTGAACTACATGTTCTTAAAGTTCATTCCAATGCATAAAATTACTCTGGACCCATCTCAGCTTAAGAGTGTAATTTAATGGCACAGACCCTCACATCTTCTCCTGAAGCATGTAGGTGACAAACACTAAGAATGCATTGGCCATGCTTGCAGTGGCCCCAGGACAACCTGGCTCCCCACAGGGATGCCACTTCACATTCTGCAAAACTGTACCAGGTAGTTGCTTCCCTACAATACTTGTTACAGACCAACAGGGCAAGTTTGCCTGGCAGAAAcatgattttacattttctaaggCCCTTGCATTCATGTATCTGGTCTTGTTCTGGGAACCATGAAGGATACGAGCACACATGACCATAAGCCCAGGTTACAGATAAACAAACAAGAATGTGCCAAAGACATGTGACTCGACCCTGGCTGTGCTTGTCCCTAGGATCCTGTCGAGCTGGAATGTAAGCAGAGGTTAGAGAAGGGACaagaaaaatcttaattttattctcttctttggtTCTCCCTGGCTGCTGAATATGCCTATACTGCTACTtcctcacctcttccaggaaaaataaacagTACTAACAAAGGCCTCAGTGAAGAGGTGCTGAAAGCCTAGGGGAGGTGATGGGGTTGGGTGACATCAACTCAGAGGTCCCCTGGAAATGGGGTTTAGTGATGCCAACCTCAAAAGCAATCAACAAACTGAATGCCCACTCTGTTCTCAATGCTGGGGTGAAAACAGACAAGAGGTGGCCCCTGCCCTGTAGTAACCAACAGTCTAGATACATAAGAAAAAGGACCGAGTTTTGAACTCTTCCTAATGCTTTACTCTACTCACAGCATTGTGAAATTAGCAATACGATGCTaaaacatgactttttaaaaaggtgtcagcgggccaggcatggtggctcacgcttgtaaccccagcactttgggaggctgaggcaggcggatcacttgaggtcaggagttcgagactagcctggccaaaatggtgaaaccccatctctactgaaaatacaaaaattagccaggtgtggtggtgggcgcctctagccccagctccttgggaagctgaggcatgagaatcgcttaaacccgggaggcagaggttgcagtgagccgagattacatcactgcactccagcctgggcaacagagtgaggctctgtctcaaaaaaataaataaaaaggtgtCAGCAACAATTCCCATGGTGGCTCAGCCCCCAACGTGCTGTGTGACACAAAACAACTAAGAGTACAAAGTCACAAGAAGCAGCTCTTCTTTTTCGCATTGTTTTTAAGTTCAGCAAGGGCAATTCAAAATATCACTCTCCAAAAATCTCTTAAGCAATGAAACATCTTACAGCCTGGGTGTATAGTCCCCAAGTGGCTCAGCGTCATCCTCTTTTGGGGACAGTGCCAAGATACTTACTGGCAATACATTATCAAGTAATGCACTTGCTTTGTTACCAAACTCGAGAAACGATAAATCAAGATGAAAAAAATCCTTTCATTGCAAAGCTATTTGAACTAATACTCCAGGTGCATTTCCAGGGCAACTTCATTTACTAAAATAACGGGGCCTAAACCAGCAGCCTTCTCCCACCGCCTTACCTGCTGCTCATTAGTAGGTGGACGCGGCGGGCCTTACCTGTTGTACATGTATACATGGACACGGCTGGCCTGGAGTGCCGAGTCCAGGTGTTGTAGGAGCGCTTCTGTGGTCAGGACATTAGCACCTTCTTCTTTAGGGGTCTGTATCATGAGTTGAGGATTAAACATAGCCTCTTCTCCAATCTTCTGGCGAGTATAATTTAATTCACGACTTACTCGTCCTCCAACTGACAAATATGTACAGGTTTAATTAGAATAGCAAAATCACTGCAAACTCATGTTTTATCTGTTATCTGACTACCTGCCATAGGATACACAATAGATGAACTCTAGTCATGAGACTGGCTGATGTGTGAGCAGTAACATTCACTTTATTAATGGCAATGTTAACTTCACCAAtagtaaacataaaaaatactCACTAAGCCCATTAATGGCTGTCCCGCCTGTCACAGACACAAACCTAATTCTAACTAATACACTGTGTGACGAAAGTGGGGGGCAGAAAGGAAAACTTGAGACACCTTTTCCTTGCAGACCAGACCAAATAACCCTGTTACAATTTCTTTCACTTGTATAAACAATGCGCCCCTGCAGCAGATTTCAAGATAAATGGCTTCAATTTACACTCTTCTCCTAAGTAAACTGGCAAAGGTAACAAGGAAATGTTTCTCCTCTgtggaaaaagaaacaaggaaaggtGGCCAGTGTGTGTTCAGCACAAAACTTGCCAGGAGAAGATAAATAAAGTGATTCAAGTCAGATGCCCATGGGGAAATCCCAATTGAGAGGAACAAACTGTATCAGCCACAGCCATCATGGGCAGTCCCTGGAACCTGGTTCCATCAGACGCACCTGGTCAGCATCCAGAAAACACAGGTGCCAGGTTCTCAGTCAGCTGGGGGTGAGCAGCCTGTTTTCCGGAAGCACCCCAGGTGACCCTGAACCTGCTGCCCAGGCCGAGAAGTCCTGCCTCACACCAACCCAGCTTTCCAGCAAGCTGGCCAGCACGGGGTATGCCCAAAGCCAGCGCAGGAGCAGGTGACCAAAGAAAACCATCAACACTGTGACTGCCAAatgccttttctcttcctctcctttttacATCCTTAGGCCCAAGGTTATGTTCAATGAACGGTTCTGGGCCAAGCCAAGCTCCGAATGCTGCACCTGGGCTGGGAGGTGTCTCAGGGAGATACTAATAGTTACAGACCCAGGAACCTAGAGCTCCCCCACTCCACAGTCTAGGGCAAAGGAAGCGGGTCTGAATTGTTCCTAAAGTCATTGATAAGTTGCATGTTGACTGAAAAGCAGGCCTGCAGCGACAGTTTAGAAAAAAACTCAGTGATCATAG comes from the Homo sapiens chromosome 9, GRCh38.p14 Primary Assembly genome and includes:
- the PTCH1 gene encoding protein patched homolog 1 isoform 9 (isoform 9 is encoded by transcript variant 9), with translation MGKATGRKAPLWLRAKFQRLLFKLGCYIQKNCGKFLVVGLLIFGAFAVGLKAANLETNVEELWVEVGGRVSRELNYTRQKIGEEAMFNPQLMIQTPKEEGANVLTTEALLQHLDSALQASRVHVYMYNRQWKLEHLCYKSGELITETGYMDQIIEYLYPCLIITPLDCFWEGAKLQSGTAYLL